One genomic window of Apium graveolens cultivar Ventura unplaced genomic scaffold, ASM990537v1 ctg4114, whole genome shotgun sequence includes the following:
- the LOC141701576 gene encoding uncharacterized protein LOC141701576, whose protein sequence is MMNRLFQLLQQPSVPKVGNFKQFQSVHPPEFVGLPDPIKAQSWLREIEKDFELAEVKDDKKAQYESYYLRDEANYWWESSKALLEGKVITWEKFTDMFLEKYLPSYMQDQLEMRFMNLRQENMTVAEYEANFLELTRFVPEYVNTEAKKAKRFQQGLKPSF, encoded by the coding sequence ATGATGAACCGACTCTTtcaacttttgcaacaacccTCAGTCCCTAAAGTCGGTAATTTCAAGCAATTTCAATCTGTACATCCCCCGGAGTTTGTAGGATTGCCCGACCCCATTAAAGCTCAGTCTTGGTTGAGGGAAATAGAGAAAgattttgagttagcagaagttaaggatgataagaagGCGCAATACGAGAGTTATTATCTTAGGGATGAGgctaattattggtgggaatcttcTAAGGCATTGCTGGAAGGGAAAGTTATAACCTGGGAGAAGTTTACGGATATGTTTTTAGAGAAGTATctgccaagttatatgcaagaccagttggaGATGAGGTTTATGAATCTTAGACAAGAGAACATGACAGTGGCGGAGTATGAGGCAAATTTTTTGGAGTTGACCAGATTTGTGCCCGAGTATGTGAATACCGAAGCAAAGAAGGccaaaagattccagcaaggatTGAAACCAAGTTTTTGA